A region of the Pseudomonas asiatica genome:
AAGCCGCACTGGCCGTTTATGAAACCCTGGGGCGTGCCGAGGTCTCTGCATTCCGGCAATCCCTGCATTTCGCGCGCCTCAAGGGCGATATCAGCGAAACGCTATATTCCGCCGCTCTCGCCACACCACTTGACCAGGCGCCATCGCCCTCTTCGCCGGTGACATTCAGCTTGCTCGAGTTGTGGGAAGCCGAGCTGACCGGCGTTGTGCTCATTACCCTGCAAGCTGAAGGGCATCAGGCCGTGGCGCTGTACATCCCTGAAGACAGCACCACGCCCCTCAAGGAGTTCACCAGCCAGCAAGCCATGCACGACGAATTGCGCGACAGGCTCCAGGCCGATATCGGCTACCTGGACAAGCACCTCGCCGACCGCGACAAGGCGCCGATAACCACCCGCCTGAAGGACCGGCTCATGCCCCTCGCCTGGAGTGTTCGCGGCTTGCATGAACGTGTTCCGGACCCGTACGCCACCCTGTATCCGGTCATGAAGCCTTTCAGCCACGCCTTCCAAGGCGTGATGGCTTTCCAGAAGGCCCAGCGTCATGAAAAGGATGTGCTGTTCCACGCCACGCCAACCGAAATCGTCGACCGGCGCACCACGCAAGCCCACCGGGAACTGATCGCCGGCCGTGTGCTTACGGCCTTGAACATCGCCGGCTTCTTCGTGCCGGGGCTTGGCGAGGCAATGCTTGCCGTTTGCCTGGCCCAGCTGGCCCATGAGGTGTATGAAGGGATCGACGCCTGGGAAAACGACGAGCGTGATACTGCCTATGGCTATCTGCTCGATGTGATCGAAAACGTGGCCGTCATGGCCGCCCTCAGCGCAGCAGCCAAAGCATTGAGAGGCTCGCAGGGCAGCGAAACCGGCATGGCTTCGGAAGGGCCGGAGATAGAAGAGCCAGAGGATGAGGAGCCAGGGATAGCCCGTATTCCTATAGAAACGCCTTCATTCATCGAAGAACTGGAAGACGTGGAAACATCCGATGGTCAGATGAGGCTGTGGAAACCCGACCTCACGCCTTACCAGAGCTTCGAGACACTGCCCCATGACCTGGTACCAGACGAACTGGGCCTACGGCATCACCAAGGCAAGCGCTGGCTGGTACTGCAGGGCAATCAGTACATCGTCAGCCAAGCGCCAACGACTGGTGAATATCGTTTGCAACACCCTGCAAGTCCTCGCCGTTACCAGCCGCCAGTGCGGCACAACGGTGCCGGAGCATGGTTGCACGTTACCGATAAGCCACTGAGTTGGTCGGGTATGACACTCCTGCGCCGCATCGGCCACTTGAGTGGGCACTTCGACGAGCCGACGCTGCAACGGATTATCGCCGTCAGCGGCGTACACGAAGACGAGCTGCGCCGGGCCCTGGCCGAAAGCCAGCGGCTGCCGGCCTTGCTGGAAGACACCCTGCAACGCTTCAAGCTGGACGAAACGGTCCGCCAGCTGGCGGACGAGAGCACTCGGCCCGCTGAGTTTGCCAGGGCCTACGCCGGCCTTTCGCGCGACCTGGCGCCGGGCGCCGAGGCCATCCAGAGGGCGTATCCGAAATTGCCGTCAGCAGTCGCCAATGAGCTGGCGCGCGAGGCCAGTGCCAACGAACTGCAGATACTCGACAACGGCAAGGTACCACTGCGCCTTGCCGAAGAGGCCCGCATCTACCAGCAACAAATTCGCCTTGCCCGCGCCTGCGAAGGGCTGTACCTGGCCAGCGTGCCAAACTGGGATAGCGACCTGTTGATCGTGCATACGCTCGAACGCTTGCCAGGCTGGCCTGCACAGACCAGGCTCCGGCTGCTCCAGCGCATGTCCTGGCCGACCCAGGATCATGCCATAGGCACACTGGACACCCGCCCATTCAAGACCATCACCCATGCCCAGGCAGGGTACATCGTCCACGACGCAAGCCTGCCCAGCGCGGCGGTCAAGGTGTATTCAAGCCTTTACGCTGCATTGTACGAGGCACTGCCAGCGGCCATGGCAAGCATGGACATCGCCGATCAACAAGCGCTGCAGCGCCTTGTACAGGAAAGCCCGTTGCTGCCCCGCCCGGCCTTGAGGGTGCTGCTGGGCATGCAGCCCGTACGCCCAGGCTACCGTTCTCCCATGCGCCTGGCCGATGGCCGCCTGGGCTACCCACTCAGTGGCGGCGGCCCGGCCACCCATGGCATCACCCGCCAGCAGCTGTTCGAAGCTATCGAAGCCACAGGGCTCGCCGCACGCACCGGCCGCTCGGCGGATCAGATTCTGCTGGCACTTGCCAGCCGCGGCCGCACACAGCTGCAGATATTCGAACATTTGCAGACGCTGCTGGAGCAACGCAACGAGCTGCAAAGCAGCCTGGACGATTGGAGCGAAGCCATTTCGCCGGCAAGCGACCAGGCAGCACACGACTACGACAGCCTGCGTGACTCGATCATGCAACATTGGTACGACACTGCGCTGGACGAGAGCACCGGGCCCACCACCGAACTGCGTATCGCCCGCGTCCCGCTTGCCGACGTGCCCCTCACCTTGCCCGCTTTTTTCAACGCACGCGTGCGCAGCCTGAGCCTGATCGACTTACCGTCAGGGTCCTTGGCGGGGTGGGCGCAAAACGAGCGCCTGCTGCACCGCCTGCTCAGGCAGATGCCGCAGATCGAGTCGCTGGAAATCAGCCGTCCGTTTGACCCCAGGGCAACGCCCTCGCCCTTCCTGTTCAGCGTGCCCACCATCACCGAGTGCCTGCCAGGGTTGCAACGACTGGTGCTCACCAACCAGAACATGACGCTTTCCGAAAGCGACCTGAACCTGCTGTCAGGGCTTCGCCAATTGAGATACCTGGACCTGAGTGGTAACCGGCTGGCGCAGAGCAACAGGCCAAGCTTCCATGAATTGACCCTGGATTACCTGGGCCTGGACCAGATGCAATTGGCCCAATGGCCGATCGGGATTGGTAGCGACGCCCTGGCGCGCATTGCCCACCTGTCATTGCGCCACAACAATCTCAGGTCGTTGCCCACGTTCCTGCTTCATGAAGCGGACATGCTGACCACGCCACCGGTGATCTCGCTGGAAGGCAACAGTATCAATGAATCCCACCTGCAGCGCTTGTTGCTGAACGAGCACATCGACACCTCGGGTATCACCACGGACCAGCCAGCAGCACTTTCCGAACAGCTAGCACGCATTCGCGATGAGCGACGGCAGATGCGCGATGCGATCGATGGCTGGGCCCAGGCATCCAGTTCGAGCAACCCATTGACCCAGGCCGCACTGGCGGACAGGCAACGTATCGCGTCAGCGATCGACCAATTCTGGGAACAGCAGGAGCAGGGCCAGTCATACCTGCGCCTGCAACTCGAGGACGTGGCCATCGAGCATTTCCCCAGGCGGCTTCCAGCGTTCTTCGGCGCCCGCGTACGTGCACTCAGCCTGACGCGGTTGCGAGGCAGCACCTCACAGCTCGATGAACTACTCAGCCGGTTCCCTAACATCAGCCGGCTGACCATCGATGAACACCAGGCCGCCATGCCATCGCTGGCATCCGCCCTGGCTCGCCTTCCCCAACTCACCTACCTGGAGTTTCGCAACATGGGTCTGGAGGTCGACCAGGCCATGATGGACATTTTCGCAGGGCTGCGAAACCTGACCTCGCTGGACCTGTCGGGCAACCGTGCAGGCAGCATCGACCATGTGCCCGCATCGCTGGCCAGCAACCTGCAGTCACTCGCATTGACCAACATGAACCTGCAAGCCTGGCCCAGCTGGTGTGACAGTTTGCTGCCACTGGAACTTCTGGACCTGAGCTCGAACAACATCACCCAGTTGCCCGAGCACATCCTGACGAACCTGAACAATCCCATGCCAATCTCGTCGATCGCCTTGTTCGACAACCCACTGCCTCTTGAAACCATCCTGCGGGTACGCACCTTCTCGGACAGCCAGCACAGCTATTCCTTTGCCCTGGATATCCCCGACGACCTGATGTTCTTCGATTCTTCGAGCGAAGGGTCTCTCGACCACCCTCACTTCCCACTGCTGGGCGATG
Encoded here:
- a CDS encoding dermonecrotic toxin domain-containing protein, which translates into the protein MPTAVTAVPSVHYATIERRIPTWLKQAPPETRLAMRNWHHPPAWLVTALQQQPEVAKAWQEEHARHREHQVQVHKLFEQLPTLETYATKALTEAIKQRFRLDLDVRNTYLVDARLIETTDAIDSRQAVDRATRSLLHCALHNFDQAAAAEHGMDAPASLLKSSVIVDHRRFMGTVPITNALDIAAEDFADLCRTLDIGGKYHEQVHAIYYPVATPSLGADEAALAVYETLGRAEVSAFRQSLHFARLKGDISETLYSAALATPLDQAPSPSSPVTFSLLELWEAELTGVVLITLQAEGHQAVALYIPEDSTTPLKEFTSQQAMHDELRDRLQADIGYLDKHLADRDKAPITTRLKDRLMPLAWSVRGLHERVPDPYATLYPVMKPFSHAFQGVMAFQKAQRHEKDVLFHATPTEIVDRRTTQAHRELIAGRVLTALNIAGFFVPGLGEAMLAVCLAQLAHEVYEGIDAWENDERDTAYGYLLDVIENVAVMAALSAAAKALRGSQGSETGMASEGPEIEEPEDEEPGIARIPIETPSFIEELEDVETSDGQMRLWKPDLTPYQSFETLPHDLVPDELGLRHHQGKRWLVLQGNQYIVSQAPTTGEYRLQHPASPRRYQPPVRHNGAGAWLHVTDKPLSWSGMTLLRRIGHLSGHFDEPTLQRIIAVSGVHEDELRRALAESQRLPALLEDTLQRFKLDETVRQLADESTRPAEFARAYAGLSRDLAPGAEAIQRAYPKLPSAVANELAREASANELQILDNGKVPLRLAEEARIYQQQIRLARACEGLYLASVPNWDSDLLIVHTLERLPGWPAQTRLRLLQRMSWPTQDHAIGTLDTRPFKTITHAQAGYIVHDASLPSAAVKVYSSLYAALYEALPAAMASMDIADQQALQRLVQESPLLPRPALRVLLGMQPVRPGYRSPMRLADGRLGYPLSGGGPATHGITRQQLFEAIEATGLAARTGRSADQILLALASRGRTQLQIFEHLQTLLEQRNELQSSLDDWSEAISPASDQAAHDYDSLRDSIMQHWYDTALDESTGPTTELRIARVPLADVPLTLPAFFNARVRSLSLIDLPSGSLAGWAQNERLLHRLLRQMPQIESLEISRPFDPRATPSPFLFSVPTITECLPGLQRLVLTNQNMTLSESDLNLLSGLRQLRYLDLSGNRLAQSNRPSFHELTLDYLGLDQMQLAQWPIGIGSDALARIAHLSLRHNNLRSLPTFLLHEADMLTTPPVISLEGNSINESHLQRLLLNEHIDTSGITTDQPAALSEQLARIRDERRQMRDAIDGWAQASSSSNPLTQAALADRQRIASAIDQFWEQQEQGQSYLRLQLEDVAIEHFPRRLPAFFGARVRALSLTRLRGSTSQLDELLSRFPNISRLTIDEHQAAMPSLASALARLPQLTYLEFRNMGLEVDQAMMDIFAGLRNLTSLDLSGNRAGSIDHVPASLASNLQSLALTNMNLQAWPSWCDSLLPLELLDLSSNNITQLPEHILTNLNNPMPISSIALFDNPLPLETILRVRTFSDSQHSYSFALDIPDDLMFFDSSSEGSLDHPHFPLLGDDTPSLEDWMLGSEAQNAALQDCWERLEGSDLLRLTGRLHNAAPYVDPNTRATFCERVRLMLVVAASNESERPIMESIAAAALPDPVTGSQTCHDGALQEFNNIELYLMSQRLLVDAGDSLQALRRRLLQLFRIEQLELLANQRTGSGDLVSVRLAYRRELARELDLPIADSMRFRGAANLARDELSSVLEKVRKSELSDALVDYMLANTDWTTRLRAECADRFAEIDARFRLRVLELASKDHSLQDELNLQQGLQDDRDQEENELLRELTIKQINNN